Proteins from one Bartonella sp. HY328 genomic window:
- a CDS encoding DUF4167 domain-containing protein, producing MRPQQNRRMRGRSNNNNNNNNNNRRGPNPLTRNYESSGPDVKIRGNAQHIADKYLTLSRDAQSSGDRVMAENYLQHAEHYMRIILSAQGHIQQSSNREEHNDDNFELVSADTNEVVENEPAGTGPQPIVDHDPEVASFDTGTAEHNGKARDRSYNGRNSNGLRRNPRQPRNPRNSERNYERDSSNQNRSIAADVNNNAQEEVASIASASVVPASRNDQKNEIEVKAAEPKVVAVETAAPSVDAKEKPASKPRATRTRAAKVIDTDSANADEVVVEKPRRKRRTTKAEVEQTEA from the coding sequence ATGAGGCCACAACAAAATAGGCGTATGCGCGGACGTAGCAATAATAACAACAATAATAATAACAATAATCGCAGAGGCCCAAATCCATTAACAAGAAACTACGAAAGTAGTGGGCCAGATGTCAAAATTCGTGGAAATGCCCAGCATATTGCTGATAAATATTTGACATTGTCACGGGATGCGCAATCATCGGGCGATAGGGTTATGGCTGAAAACTATTTGCAGCATGCTGAACATTATATGCGCATTATTTTGTCTGCCCAAGGGCATATCCAGCAAAGTTCTAATCGTGAAGAGCATAATGATGACAATTTTGAATTGGTGAGCGCTGATACAAATGAAGTTGTCGAAAACGAGCCAGCTGGAACAGGTCCACAACCTATTGTTGATCATGATCCTGAAGTGGCTTCATTTGATACAGGAACTGCGGAACATAATGGCAAAGCGCGCGATCGCTCTTATAATGGCCGCAACAGCAATGGTTTGCGCCGTAATCCACGGCAACCTCGTAATCCCCGCAATAGTGAACGTAATTATGAGCGCGATAGCTCAAACCAAAATAGATCAATAGCGGCTGATGTAAACAATAATGCACAAGAAGAAGTTGCCTCAATTGCTTCAGCATCTGTTGTTCCAGCATCGCGTAATGATCAAAAGAATGAAATCGAGGTTAAGGCAGCGGAGCCGAAAGTTGTTGCTGTTGAAACTGCAGCACCTAGTGTTGACGCAAAAGAAAAGCCAGCTAGTAAGCCACGGGCAACTCGCACTCGCGCAGCTAAAGTGATTGACACCGATAGCGCTAATGCTGATGAAGTCGTGGTAGAAAAGCCGCGCCGTAAGCGCCGCACGACCAAAGCTGAAGTTGAACAAACAGAAGCTTGA
- a CDS encoding RNA ligase family protein has protein sequence MSHLFNSIRKYPSTPHLDGSGLQKGDKQADIIPFSALLGRNVVYEEKLDGANTGFGFHDDATLFGQSRGHYLDLARRAGRERHFNRFKDLLLALEDALFDRLANRYIVYGEWLFAGHTLYYDCLPHYFHEFDVFDTQNQVFLDTPSRHQLLLDLPFCHVPVLYQGPALSLDHLKSFIQPSLYRSLNWRDHLAATLKREGLDEARNMSRFEASELSEGIYGKVEENGIVTMRFKFVRPNFVQTIIDNNSHWHSRPIVPNGLIKNDALYQMKGDE, from the coding sequence ATGTCTCATTTATTCAATTCTATCCGCAAATATCCCTCGACACCGCATCTTGATGGATCAGGCTTGCAAAAAGGTGATAAACAAGCGGATATTATACCATTTTCAGCGCTTTTGGGGCGCAATGTGGTTTATGAAGAAAAACTGGATGGTGCTAATACGGGCTTTGGTTTTCATGATGATGCAACGCTTTTTGGTCAAAGCCGTGGGCATTATCTAGATTTAGCACGGCGCGCTGGTCGTGAACGGCATTTCAACCGCTTCAAGGATTTATTGCTTGCACTAGAAGACGCGCTTTTTGATCGTTTGGCTAACCGTTATATTGTCTATGGTGAATGGCTTTTTGCAGGTCATACTTTGTATTATGACTGTTTGCCGCATTATTTTCATGAATTTGATGTGTTTGATACGCAAAACCAAGTCTTTCTTGATACGCCCTCGCGCCATCAATTATTACTGGATTTGCCATTTTGCCATGTGCCGGTTTTATATCAAGGGCCAGCTCTAAGTCTTGATCATCTTAAAAGCTTTATCCAGCCATCGCTTTATCGCAGTTTAAATTGGCGAGACCATTTGGCTGCAACCCTAAAACGCGAGGGGCTCGATGAGGCACGCAATATGTCGCGTTTTGAAGCCAGTGAATTGTCAGAAGGTATTTACGGCAAGGTGGAAGAAAATGGCATTGTCACCATGCGCTTTAAGTTTGTGCGGCCAAATTTTGTGCAAACGATCATTGACAATAATAGCCATTGGCATTCGCGTCCGATTGTACCAAACGGCCTCATTAAGAATGATGCACTTTATCAAATGAAAGGAGATGAGTGA